CTTCAACAAGTACTATACTAGCCACATCACCTGCTTTTGGCCATAACTGGTTTCCTTCCTTATCTAATAGACTTTTACCGCCTGTAATATACTTTAACGTTTGACCAAGTGAAACCTCATCTGTCCATCTGAATCGTTCAAGCAGACGTCCAGCCCTTTCAAGAACATCACCATTTCCTGTTGGCCACCAAGAATCATAGATATTGTCATTCCCAACAGCTACATCCACTCCACAATCTGTTAAAATGTTTACCGGTGGAATGTTCCGTCCAATTGGAAGGCTGGTCACAATAGAGATTCCTGCTTCTCTTAATATTCCTGCCATTTCAATTGCTTCTTCTTTCGAGACATCCCCTAATCCGAATGCATGGCTGACTGCTACTCTGCCTTCCCACCCGGCTTGTTTGGTTAAATAAGCAAGTCGTTTCATTGTGAAAGTTCCTAAGTGACCAGGGTCATGTAAATGTAAGTCGATATCAGCATTTCCTTCAACAGCCAAATCCATTAATTGTACTAATGATGCTTCAATATTATTATCCACAGTTGCCGGGTCAACAGCCCCTACAATCCCTGCACCGTTTCTTACTGCTTCTCTTACCAGTTGAACAGTACCAGGACGCAGCAAGCCATGCTGGGCAAAGGCAACAATTTCTGCACTTAACCTATTAGAATATGTTTCTAGTGCATGCCCGATACCTTCCAAATTGTGCAATCCTGCTTCCGGATAGATATCCACGTGGGTTCTTACATGGGTTGATCCATAAGACAATAATACTTCCAGCAAAGCTTCTGCACGTTGCTGTGTGCTGGAAGGAATGGATGCGAGAATATTTTTTTCTATTTCACATCGTTCAATAACACCTGAAGCTGGGATACAAGCCCGCCAATCCTCCCCCATGTAAGTCTTGTCTAGATGAACATGCTTTTCAATAAATGAGGGTAGCAGGAGCAAACCCTCAGCATCCTTTACAGGCAGTTCATTTCCAAAAGGCACTGATCCTTTAATTATTTTTTCAATTTTACCATCCTCTATTAATAAGTGAAAAAGCTCTGTTTTTGTTCCTGCTACTCTATCATTTTCTTTTATATATCCCGTTTCTAAGCGGGCATTTGTTAACCAATAAATACGATTCATATAAAAACATCCTTTCTACTACTGTTACAAGATAAAAGGGCGTATCCACATGGATATCCCTCTTATCCTTTTTCCTATTGGATTGAAACGTCATTGATTTCTAGATAACCAGATGGGCTGATTGCGAAGCCTTGGATATTTTTGGCTACAGCAGCTAGATTTTCAATGACCCTTACTGGAATATATACGGCATCTTCTAATTCTAATTCTTGTGACTGCGCATACAGCTCCCTACGTTTATTTGGGTCTTTTTCTTTACGGGCAGCCTCGATTAAACGATCCACCTCTTTATTACTATAGAAGAAGGTATTTCCAGATGCTCCGTGAGAATTGGTATGGAAAAGGTTGTATTGGTTATAATCAGCATCACCGGTTGCGTTTCTCCAACTGAGGATAAATATTTCAGAATCCCCACTGTTTGCCTGCTCAACGAACGTACCATACTCTAAGACTTGGATATTTACTTTAACACCGATTCCTTTTAACTGGGATTGAAGTACCTCCGCCATATTGATTCTTTCTTTGCTATCCATTGTTTTTAGTGTCGTTTCGAACCCATCTGGATAGCCGGCTTCAGCTAGCAATTTCTTTGCTTCATTAAGGTTATATTCATAGGCTTTCATATCAGCATTGTAGCCAAAGACCTTTGAGCCTAGTAATGAATTCGCCTTTTTACCGACATTATTGTATACACCCTTTATAATCGAATCCATTTCAACCGCATGAGAGATTGCCTTACGAACACGGACATCATTAAATGGTTTTTTTTGAACGTTAAAGCCAATATACTCTGTACCAAATCCTTCACTGCGGTAAACCTTTACTGCTGACGAAGCTTCTACAGTGGACATCATCGGTACGGAAAGTGGCTCAGCAATATGGGCTTCTCCAGTTTCAAGCATGGAGATTCGCGTGGTTTCTTCTGGAACTACCTTAAATACAACTTTATCCACTTTTGCCTTAGTTCCCCAGTACTCCTTATTTTTCTCAAAGACAATTTCTTGACCAGGAGTCCAAGATTCAAAAACAAATGGACCTGTTCCATTCGGTTCATTGATAATTTCTTTATCGAACTTTTTAATCGCTTTTGGACTAATAATACCGCCTTCATGGCTGGCTAGAATAGAAAGCAATGGTGAGAATGGCTCGGATAAGATAAATTGAACCGTAAATTCATCCACTACCTTTACTTCTTTCACCATTTTAAATACAACTGCTCTTGGTGAACCAACATTTGGATCTAGCAGTCGGTTAAATGTCGCTTTTACAGCATCTGCATTAAAGGCAGTTCCATCATGGAACTTCACATTTTTTTTAAGATTAAATTCCCATGTTAAATCATCAAGCTGTTTCCAGTTTTCTGCAAGCAAAGGCTTAATTTCGGCATTTTTATCACGTCCTACAAGCCCCTCATAAATTTTGCCATGTGTAACACTTGCGGCATTGATCGTCGACATGAAATGATGATCTAAGTTCTCGGCATCTGACAAACGAGCTATAACTAATGTACCCCCGTCATTTGATCCAGAATCGCGGTTATTTTCCTTTGTACTGACGTCCTTTTTAGTAGAACAGCCGGCAATAACGATTGCTATAAGCATGACTAGTAAGAATTTTCCTAATCTCCATTTCTCTTTCATGGCCTCTAACCCCCTGAATATTTTTATTAAGCATGTGCGCTTGTCTAATTATAAAAAAATATTCAGACTATTTTGTTTCGAAAATATCTACTATATTTTTCAATATCTTTACTTCTTTTCAGAATTAGATGAAATCCACGATTTTAAACGATGAAGAAAGCAGTTCATTTTCGGGAAGCTGCTGATAATCTCTTTCCAAATATCCTTTTCTCATTTTGTTAAAATATTTTTGACCTTTGGATTTGATTTCTTCTAAATCTAGATCAGGGATTTTTCGGTCTTGCATAACCAACCTGCCGTTAATAATCGATAATTTAACATCCCTTCCTGATCCACTAGCGATGATTGTCCGAATCGGATCATCAATCACGCCCATATGGAATCCCTCTAAGTCAATCGCAATAATATCGGCTTTCGCTCCTATAGCAATCCTTCCAAGGTCATCCCTTCCTAGGAAGTTAGCTCCGCCGAGAGTTGCCGCACGATATAAATCTGCATAGGTGGAGTCCTCCACATCTTTTTCGATTAATCGTGATAGCATACTGCCAGTGCGAATGTTCTGAAACATATCTGGAGGAAAAGTATCAGTCCCCATTGCTAAATTAATTCCTGACCTTTTATATTTGGCAAATGATTCTAACATAGAAGCATGTCTTCCGATAATTAATGGACAATGGATTACTGTTGTATTAGTTTCTGTTAGCAAAGCTATATCATCACCCTCACCCGCGAGTGCTTCACTATAACCAGCAATAAAATGAGCATGAGGAATCCCGGTTTTCGGTCCTAAAAAACCAAGATTATACAAATATCGAATAGGGGTTATACCGTGTTTCTCAAGTATTGTGTGATATTCATAGCTTCCCTGCGCCGCATGAAGTTTTATTGGAACATCTAATTTCTCACTATAATATTTTGTTTGCATCAGACATTCCTCTGTTTGACATTCGATTCGTTCAGGTGCAAGCATGCCTTTAACCAATCCATTATAGGCACCATCGAATTCTTCAACAAACTTTACAGCCCGCTCGAGTCCTTCTCTCCCTGCTTCTTCGTCCCAGTAAAGCTTGATTGTTCCATCTGGCTCTACGACTCTAATCCCAGATTGGTAACTAGGTCCTAAGTAGATTCTTAATCCTAATCTTCCTGCATGATTGGCTGCTGCAGCTAGTTCCTCATAGGTTTCTGCCCATTTTTTATAAAAAACTGATGTAATCGGCATCGCAGTAGTAACCCCATGAAGAATCAACTGAGAATAGGCATAGAGTGATTTAAATGCTTCCTCTTCCACTGTCATGACTTCATGATGTCCGTTTTCAACATAACTCTTTGACCAGAGCAGATTTTTCTGTTTGTCGCTGCTTGCTTCTAAATGAAGGATATCGTGATCAATATCCCCTAGTGCATTTAAATCGATAAATCCTGGACTAATGACCGCATTCCCAGCATCAATGACCTCATCCACTTCTCTAGGATAGTTTTTTCCAACATAAATAATTGTATCGTTTTCATAAACAACCTCTGAATCTTCTAAAATTACATGATCATCTCCATCAAAACCAATCACATATTTTCCCTTAAGCTTTGTTACCATTTCCATTCTCCTTTCAATCTAGTAATACTGTAATCTTCTTCGTTATATCGCTTTTCATCGATATAGCCGCGAGCATGACCCCAAAAATACTTGGCTGGCTGCATATATTTTTCGAGTCCGGCACGCTTGATGGTTGAATTTGCCTCTTCATTAGCCTGATGTAACACTGTGGTTTCATCAACGGTATGTACCTTACGACCTTCCATAATAACCCTTCCATCAACAATCACATGGTCGACATCATTAGCAACTGCTTGATATACCAAGCGATGGACATGCATAAATTCAGGAGTTAAATGTGGCTGGTTAAGGTTAACGGTAATCACATCTGCCTTTTTGCCGATTTCTATTGAACCGAGTTCATCGTCCCAACCGATGCACTTCGCGGCATCAATCGTAACCATTTCTAATAGTTTTCCAGGTGGTAAATAATATTCATCTCTTAGAGCTGATTGGTGAACAAATTGTGTTTTTCTCATTGCCTGAAACATATCAAAGCTAGTACATGGTGATGTCCCATCTGTTGAGATAGCCACCGTTACTCCCAGTTCAATTAACTCAGGCACCGGAGTTCGCGCACAAACCTGGGTTATACCTGGAGAGGCACTCACATTCGTACCTGTATCCGCCAAGATCCTTGCCTCATCGAATGAAATTCCACGGCAATGCTGAAGGTGCACATCTGGACCTAACAAAGCATTTTCCCAATCATGGACAGCAAGATGAATCATCCCGCCAAAGGCATCAGAATGGATCCGTGTTTTATACTTCCTTGCAATCTCACGAATTCTTTTTGCTTGAAAAAGATCATGATCCGTTAACCCATAAAGCCTCGCTGGTGACGTTGGACCAGATGGTTCTACAGATGTTACGATGACAAATGGGGTTATAAAGGCACGGGTACGGTCTTCATTGGCATGATTTAGTGCTTCAATGACAGCTTCGGCTCCTTGCAGCACTTCTTCGTATGTTACTTCTTTCGTAACCCTTTTACCATCCACCCAACGGCTGAATAAATGTGGCCATGGAGGATTGCATGGACCAGTACAAACAACTTCTCTTACACCAACTTCTGCGTATGCTTTCGCATGATTAATTGCGAAGATCGGATCATCAGATCGCGGCATAGACCCTAAAACAGATACACCAGTCGTAATACCAGCTTTTAATCGCTCAATTGCAGAAAGCTTTCCTTCGTAGTACCAAAATTCATCCGTAACAAAATGCTTATACGTATTCGTCATAATGGGCATCCAGAAATCAGTATTATCCATCGCAATGGTCTTAAACATCGAATGCCCGCCATGACCATGCACATCGATTAATCCTGGCAGAATACAATGGTGACTGCAATCAATCACTTTCTTCGCCTCAAATTTTGACGCTATATTTTCTGTTAAACCGATATCAATAATTCTGCCATCGTTAATAGCAACAGCACCATCTTGAAGAATTCGCCTGCTGGCGTCCATTGTGATAACAGTACCGTGAATTAGCAGCAAATCAATCATTTTTTTCCTCCCAATCCACCAATTCAGGTGTAGTTTCTACAATTTTTGATTGTTAGATTAATTATAGAAAAAGAATCCCAAAATTATTTTCGGAATTATTACTCTTTTTTTAACTTTTTCTACTTCTTGTCTACATCATATTTACTTCAATTATCCTTTTGTTTAAATTAAATGAAAGAACTGCATGGGAATCTTTACAGAGGGGCTGCATGAAAATGAATGTCTTATTACTTGATGATGAACCATTAGAGTTAGAACAACTAGAATACTTGTTGCAATCTGAATTTCCTTCATGGAAATTTTTTAAGGCTTCCGATGCTAGTCAAGCACATTCAATTAATCTAAATCATGAATTAGATTTGGCTTTTTTAGATATTAATCTTCCAGGGAAATCAGGCATTGAATTTGGGGAGGAACTGAGACAAAGCAATAAAGATGTGGAAATAATCATGGTTACTGCCTGCCAAGATTTCAGCTATGCTCAGCAATCAATTAGAATTGGGGTTGTTGACTATTTAACGAAGCCTGTTATCGAGAGTGAATTGTTAAAGATTCTATCAAAGTATAAAAAACATCCATTTTCTCAAAATTATTCCAGCCTAATTCAATGCTCTCTCAAAGCTATTCACGAAATGTTTGCTGAAAAAGTCTCTCTTTCAGATATCGCACGGAAGGTTCACGCTAACCCTACCTACCTAAGTCGGAAATTTCACGAAGAAACAGGTCTATCTTTTTCAGAATATTTAATTCAGTATCGCATCCACATGGCGAAACGGTTTTTACTAACGAATCCAAAATGGACTATAGCGGATGTTGCAGAAAACTCAGGATTTAGCAGTCAA
This genomic stretch from Neobacillus niacini harbors:
- a CDS encoding glutathione ABC transporter substrate-binding protein, whose product is MKEKWRLGKFLLVMLIAIVIAGCSTKKDVSTKENNRDSGSNDGGTLVIARLSDAENLDHHFMSTINAASVTHGKIYEGLVGRDKNAEIKPLLAENWKQLDDLTWEFNLKKNVKFHDGTAFNADAVKATFNRLLDPNVGSPRAVVFKMVKEVKVVDEFTVQFILSEPFSPLLSILASHEGGIISPKAIKKFDKEIINEPNGTGPFVFESWTPGQEIVFEKNKEYWGTKAKVDKVVFKVVPEETTRISMLETGEAHIAEPLSVPMMSTVEASSAVKVYRSEGFGTEYIGFNVQKKPFNDVRVRKAISHAVEMDSIIKGVYNNVGKKANSLLGSKVFGYNADMKAYEYNLNEAKKLLAEAGYPDGFETTLKTMDSKERINMAEVLQSQLKGIGVKVNIQVLEYGTFVEQANSGDSEIFILSWRNATGDADYNQYNLFHTNSHGASGNTFFYSNKEVDRLIEAARKEKDPNKRRELYAQSQELELEDAVYIPVRVIENLAAVAKNIQGFAISPSGYLEINDVSIQ
- a CDS encoding amidohydrolase family protein; translation: MIDLLLIHGTVITMDASRRILQDGAVAINDGRIIDIGLTENIASKFEAKKVIDCSHHCILPGLIDVHGHGGHSMFKTIAMDNTDFWMPIMTNTYKHFVTDEFWYYEGKLSAIERLKAGITTGVSVLGSMPRSDDPIFAINHAKAYAEVGVREVVCTGPCNPPWPHLFSRWVDGKRVTKEVTYEEVLQGAEAVIEALNHANEDRTRAFITPFVIVTSVEPSGPTSPARLYGLTDHDLFQAKRIREIARKYKTRIHSDAFGGMIHLAVHDWENALLGPDVHLQHCRGISFDEARILADTGTNVSASPGITQVCARTPVPELIELGVTVAISTDGTSPCTSFDMFQAMRKTQFVHQSALRDEYYLPPGKLLEMVTIDAAKCIGWDDELGSIEIGKKADVITVNLNQPHLTPEFMHVHRLVYQAVANDVDHVIVDGRVIMEGRKVHTVDETTVLHQANEEANSTIKRAGLEKYMQPAKYFWGHARGYIDEKRYNEEDYSITRLKGEWKW
- a CDS encoding amidohydrolase; its protein translation is MNRIYWLTNARLETGYIKENDRVAGTKTELFHLLIEDGKIEKIIKGSVPFGNELPVKDAEGLLLLPSFIEKHVHLDKTYMGEDWRACIPASGVIERCEIEKNILASIPSSTQQRAEALLEVLLSYGSTHVRTHVDIYPEAGLHNLEGIGHALETYSNRLSAEIVAFAQHGLLRPGTVQLVREAVRNGAGIVGAVDPATVDNNIEASLVQLMDLAVEGNADIDLHLHDPGHLGTFTMKRLAYLTKQAGWEGRVAVSHAFGLGDVSKEEAIEMAGILREAGISIVTSLPIGRNIPPVNILTDCGVDVAVGNDNIYDSWWPTGNGDVLERAGRLLERFRWTDEVSLGQTLKYITGGKSLLDKEGNQLWPKAGDVASIVLVEAGCAAEAVARRSKRKAVIYKGNVVYGSLH
- a CDS encoding DNA-binding response regulator, with protein sequence MNVLLLDDEPLELEQLEYLLQSEFPSWKFFKASDASQAHSINLNHELDLAFLDINLPGKSGIEFGEELRQSNKDVEIIMVTACQDFSYAQQSIRIGVVDYLTKPVIESELLKILSKYKKHPFSQNYSSLIQCSLKAIHEMFAEKVSLSDIARKVHANPTYLSRKFHEETGLSFSEYLIQYRIHMAKRFLLTNPKWTIADVAENSGFSSQNYFSTLFRKIEGVSPTEFREKERSK
- a CDS encoding amidohydrolase family protein codes for the protein MVTKLKGKYVIGFDGDDHVILEDSEVVYENDTIIYVGKNYPREVDEVIDAGNAVISPGFIDLNALGDIDHDILHLEASSDKQKNLLWSKSYVENGHHEVMTVEEEAFKSLYAYSQLILHGVTTAMPITSVFYKKWAETYEELAAAANHAGRLGLRIYLGPSYQSGIRVVEPDGTIKLYWDEEAGREGLERAVKFVEEFDGAYNGLVKGMLAPERIECQTEECLMQTKYYSEKLDVPIKLHAAQGSYEYHTILEKHGITPIRYLYNLGFLGPKTGIPHAHFIAGYSEALAGEGDDIALLTETNTTVIHCPLIIGRHASMLESFAKYKRSGINLAMGTDTFPPDMFQNIRTGSMLSRLIEKDVEDSTYADLYRAATLGGANFLGRDDLGRIAIGAKADIIAIDLEGFHMGVIDDPIRTIIASGSGRDVKLSIINGRLVMQDRKIPDLDLEEIKSKGQKYFNKMRKGYLERDYQQLPENELLSSSFKIVDFI